Proteins encoded within one genomic window of Lynx canadensis isolate LIC74 chromosome B4, mLynCan4.pri.v2, whole genome shotgun sequence:
- the PPP1R1A gene encoding protein phosphatase 1 regulatory subunit 1A translates to MEQDNSPRKIQFTVPLLEPHLDPEAAEQIRRRRPTPATLVLTSDQSSPEIDEDRIPNPLLKSTLSMSPRQRKKVTRTTPTMKELQMMVEHHLGQQQQGEEPEGAAESTGTQESCPPGITDTEAELRLGPSGKAQKPAESIPKTQERGSEKPSTGEPTTHIPPLDSQGANSV, encoded by the exons ATGGAGCAAGACAACAGCCCCCGGAAGATCCAGTTCACGGTCCCGCTGCTGGAGCCGCACCTTGACCCCGAGGCGGCGGAGCAG ATTCGGAGGCgccgccccacccccgccaccctcGTGCTGACCAGTGACCAGTCATCCCCAG AGATAGATGAAGACCGGATCCCCAACCCGCTTCTCAAG TCCACTTTGTCCATGTCTCCACGGCAACGGAAGAAGGTGACGAGGACCACACCCACAATGAAAG AGCTCCAGATGATGGTTGAACATCACCTGGGGCAACAGCAGCAGGGAGAGGAACCTGAGGGAGCCGCCGAGAGCACAgggacccaggagtcctgcccgcCTGGGATCACAGACACAGAAGCGGAGTTAAGGCTGGGCCCTTCTGGGAAAGCACAAA AGCCTGCAGAATCCATCCCTAAAactcaggagaggggcagtgagaaaccCAGCACAGGGGAACCCACAACCCATATACCACCATTGGATTCCCAGGGAGCCAACTCG GTCTGA
- the LOC115517932 gene encoding LOW QUALITY PROTEIN: glycosylation-dependent cell adhesion molecule 1-like (The sequence of the model RefSeq protein was modified relative to this genomic sequence to represent the inferred CDS: substituted 1 base at 1 genomic stop codon) — translation MKFFTILLLATXASTSLAILNEPEDEIHLQAQPINAPAQLICEKDHVSIENLSEESLISREELVFEEDDMTKSTRRPKRQRPELLHPIPQEDSIRNAASQSEETTELTPRTATTSEGKLAKLGHKIGKNLDKTVKETMSYLRNLLPHAYEVIRP, via the exons ATGAAATTCTTTACCATCCTGCTGCTGGCCACCTGAGCCTCCACCTCTCTCGCCATCCTTAATG AGCCAGAAGATGAGATCCACTTGCAGGCTCAACCTATAAATGCCC CTGCTCAGCTGATATGTGAAAAGGACCATGTCTCCATTGAAAACCTTTCTGAGGAATCTCTCATCTCCAGAGAAGAGCTGGTTTTTGAAGAGGATGATATGACCAAATCTACCAGGAGACCAAAGCGTCAAAGGCCCGAGCTGCTTCACCCCATCCCCCAGGAGGACAGTATCAGAAATGCTGCCTCTCAGTCAGAAGAGACTACAGAACTCACTCCCAGGACTG CAACCACCTCAGAGGGAAAACTGGCCAAGCTCGGCCATAAAATCGGGAAGAATCTGGACAAAACTGTAAAAGAAACCATGAGCTATCTGAGAAACCTACTCCCTCATGCCTATGAAGTCATAAGGCCCTAA